The Montipora capricornis isolate CH-2021 chromosome 3, ASM3666992v2, whole genome shotgun sequence genome includes the window TGTTTATTCCCTTTGTtactttttgcttgttttaccCCCAAAATCTCTCATTTAGCAATGAACGTTGTTAATTGGAGGGAAACAACTTACCAGCGTATTTGTTGAGTTGATATGCACATTGTCCTTCTTTCAGGCGCTGTCGAATATTTTTCCCGAGTTCATGAATTGTGCTGCAGGGTGAAATACCCCGATATCAGAAGCTCCCAGTGGATTCGATTTGATGATTTTCAACGTAAAAATATAAATTAGAGGGATTCGTGCGATATATCTTTTTTCGCGTGGAATTTAACGTGGAATTCCATCGTCGGGTGGTGAATTTTCCAATAGTATTCTTTATTAATGGAGACACTCATTTTATGTTAGCAATCATGTATCTCTTTTTGTCTGGCACAGTATGCTTGTCTCGCACATATTTTAACAACTATTTTCTTGCAAAACGCAACTACCTATTAATACTGTACTCAGTATGAAAAATAAACTATGCGTACCTACATGTGCCCGTATATGCATGCGTCTTTATGTCCAATACAAACTGTTATTCACATGCAGAGTTTATTAGTGCTTATTGTACTGTAGCACCACGCTCTTACTTCTATTGTATTTTACTTTCGTTGTCTTCAGGTGGcccaaaccagtttcaacactttcaagagacctttttattagaaggattggcGCTACAACGCTTTATCACGTACCAGCAACAGcaagttattgctgaacaagatgcagctatttttgtgacgtaacaagttaccatggcgacaggaaagccttgcaaaaacagcctatattttggcttaagttactcatatctgaaaaacgaacgcggtgaccccaattttttattgcacaaaaatgatcagcaggccaagataaaactctgCAGAGTTTTATAAAATCCTGtgaagcggattcagagctaccttaaatttttaattatttaaggtggctctgaatccgcttcaCAGAACATTTTTAAGCTTTGAAGAAAGTTTTAtcctggcatgctgattacatttcaaaaataaaaaatgggggtcatagaaatcgtttttgagatatgattacctaaagccaaaatatggggtgtttctGCGGggttttcctgttgccacggtaacttcttatgtcacaaaaatgaccgaatcaatttcagcaataactgGTGTTtggtatggtaccataacatcgcTTTTAAGTGATTAAGTGTTGTAGGGTCAatcgatccttctaataagaacgtttctatcaagtgttgaaactggttttagCCACCTTAAGGCAACGGTCTCTGGCTGCGGCTTGCAGGTTTTGGTCTCTCGTTTCCCCTAGAGAGCTGCAAGTTATCGGGCGGTGTGGCTAACGCCATTTTGCAAACTTGCAAAGGAGAGCTACTGAGACCATCGCCATCTACAGTATGCAGGTCCTCCTTCCGTTAGTAAACCGCAAATGCCGCtaatacaatgaaaaaaaaaaattgtaccgATTGTGCTAGCAGTATCAACTGTCTAGAACTCCTTGCAGGGGTATTTGTAGTCTCTATACTTGCGAGAAACAAGGGACAGATGAAGACTCGCCTGTTAAATCCAGCaaccaaaaaaatgataagaaGTGTTGCCATTTAGCTAAGAAGATTTCTGTGTTGGAAATAACTTTGACATGTCACGTGATAGTATATCATCCTATAAAGCAGTTAAGGTTTCATATCTTATCATCCTCCAATTACGAAGCCCAACAACTGATCACTACTCGTCAGCTTTCGTCCTAGTTCGTTGGCTTGCTCAGTTACCAATGGACAAAAATGCGTGACGATTCCTGCCGCGTGCGGGTTGCACCCGAACCATTTTTTACAGAACCTCTCTTTGCCATAGCTTGACTTGGCACTTGAAGATATCTTTGGTCAATGCTCGGAGCCCCTCGGGGCCTGTCGGCAGCCAGTCGTGAGCTAAAATGGTTCCTTGTGATGACGGTGGCAATTTGTGGGGAAATTAAACGCCGGCGAAAATGCAAAAGACGAAATTGTGTTGCTCGAAAACGACGATACATCGTGGTGTAAATGATGGGGTTATATATAACCGATGCCTTGGCCAATAGTTCTGGTATTTCTGCCTCCCAATCCTCTAGCATAAACGTTTTCGTAAATACCGCAACCAGGCTGACGCAACAATATGGCGCCCAACTAACCAAGAAAGCAGCAACATTCATAGCTGtcattttaacaatttttagttCAGATTGTCGCTGTCTTAATTGGATTTGTAAGTTTCCTGGGACGACAACACTATGGACTAAGctgaaaacaaatcaaaagacATCTTAAGCTATAATTTATAATAAGGGTTTGGTCTACGCCTTTGCAGAACAGGAACGCAACTTAACGCTATTGCTAAGACAAATATGAATATTATTGCATTGCACCATTGCATGGGTCATGGCTTGGCGTCCTGTTCGGGTCAAGTCGCTTTGCGAAATAATCTGCTCAGGAATGTCTAGGCTGAGTATGAATGAGATACCATACGATTCATTGAGCCAGCTACATACAGCTTGCTTGTTTCGTTTACaaacaaaactaaatttatCTCGCTAGATCTACTTGTGCAACCTAAGCCTCACAATTTTCTCAAAACACAAACATGTTTAATGCTCCTaagggcctggccaaacgggaaatgtttggcaaCCAAgtaacatcaaacattgtttggtgaccaaacatgctgatgttgaaTTAAGTGGCCAGATGGTTAAAACACATTTTTAATCTAACTGAGATCAACCTCCACAAGCAAGGAACTATGGGTCACAAATATGTAAAAACACGTGGATACAAACGGCTAAACAAGCGTGGTATGCATGCGCGCGCCAAACATTTTTGATACGGCTgtccaaactaacaaaaaacaGTACCTCGACCACAAAACATATGGCCTTCAAATTTGATTAAATACGACCAAACACGATCAAGCagcaccaaacaaggtggccaaacggtaaaatgtttggtcaccaaacaatgtttgatgttgtttggtCGCAAAACATCTCCCGTTTGGTCAGGCCCTAAATTACTATATTTCAACTTTGCGGAGGTAAATTGCCTTTCCCTGTTAAACCTAGTCTGTACTTTTTATAGGTTTTATACTTGACCTTTGTGCCAAGCCGACCTAAAAAGAGGCTCGGACCTATCATAAACTGTTTCCTAATGCAAAAATTGGTCAAAGCCTGAAAGAAACGCAGTTTGTGATGTCATCATTTAAGCAGAGACCTATTCCTCTCTGGCTAGCTCGACCTTGATTCTGCTACGACTGCTTTTATCAACTTGTGCGGCCTGTTTTAAACAAAATCTAGAGAGGTGCACATGTCAACTGAATGGCTCAGTGAGAAAAGTTGTGGCTAGGGAAGTAAGTATTCATTTAGCATGGGAAAGTGAGGAACAAGGAACACTGTACAAGCAAACTAGGATCATCCCTAGAGAAACGATCACTATCATTACCTATAAATTTTGTAGTAGCAAATTATCATTGCCGTAAGAGGCCCgaaaaatccaaagaaaacaagcaaaaggtTATATGCTGTATCCGAAGCAGATTTTCCTGACCAGTCTGGACAGCAGCTTATTTTCGAAGCGGAAAGAACGAACCGATTCCAACCCAGCAACGGAGGTAACATACAAAGAACACCATATATCCATGCCACTCCCATTAAACAGGCGACTTGGGAAGCTGACTGTCTAGAACTGCTATTCACTCGTTTCAGTCCATAGTAGGATACGACGCTCATTTCGGTGAGAGTAAAAATCGATGAAATTCCCACTGCGCCGTTTACGAATCCTCCCCAACTGCAGTGAGAGCTCTCAAGAAGCATTCCACGTAGATTGGCTTGCATTGCCACAGGATACCCAAACACGATGATAAAAATATCCGCGAGCGCAAGGTTAAGCATGAGGGGAGTCATGGTTCGCCTGCGATGTTCATGTTGGTATAACACAACCAGTGTCATAATGTTTCCAATAAAACCGACTGTCAGGATGAAAAACATTACGACGCCGTAGGCATAGTAACCACCGTTGCTGACATGGTGTGTTACTTGGTCACTTTGGTTAATAAATTCTTTCATATTGCAGTCTGTTGGCAGTGATTGCGTTTTGTTCTGAAACAGTGATAAAATAAGAATACTGTCGAGAAAACAGGtaaaaagttcaaaattttcatTGCTTTTATACAGAGAGTAAATAGCCGCCCCTTCACGAACGAAAGTCAAGCTAACGATAATTCAAGTGTCAATTGTATTTAGTGCGAGAGCACTAATTGTAATTGAATACACTgtatacagaaatcaaatcaacgttacatatacaccttattctaaAATGGCCAGCATAAAGTATTATTTTGCTTCCTTACAAATTACCTCTTGTTGCCTCGGTCAAGGttgaatattcttttgaagtttTAGTTTGAAAACGAAGCAACATGGGCTAATTGCAAGCAAACAAACCaataccaaaatggccgccattttgaaataaaggtGTAAAGTAATCAtagagatctaacccgaaggtcgtgggttcaattcccaccctggggcccgtttctcaaaagtcccgaaaacgattcgggcccgaaaagtcatttgtgaaactaccaaccgcttgttctggaaagccgatcttttaacacgatttcaaggtaacaaaaagaaaaataactgtgaagttttacgacttaaatcctctccgttcgtgagatacaaagggaattgtgacacccgagaatggcccgtaaagtttcgggactttcgagaaacgggcacctggtcagagattttctctgttctccttgtgtgggcccatttccatcagtagggctaacgctcacatggttcatatggggtagaaacttagcacttcacgttacacttgctacgtcatagcctcgtttgcatacacaaaaacaaagatggcggattttaatttaaaattgcccatttttgaagcgttattgttggctatttaaacacattaagcccaaatgagctcgagtggtcaagtatgacaatgcaggtaaagaactttcgattcagggAAACTTTTTCTAGGCCGTACCCTCCCTTTAACTGCACAAACAATGTTTTTGGCCATACTTTTACCTCTTACGGGATATATGATGACCTTTTCTCACACGGCAGAAGAGTAGTTTAGTGGTACAGGTGAGTcattgcaggggcacccaacgaccgatttgttgtaaaatgtattattataccccagttaatgaaaataaatgttattaaggcactttcaggtgtttttcagtgttgctgggaaaacattatctgttcctttttcccagcaagacacacaagaaatttcccagccagctagataacattatttcccagccagtaattccgcgcgctttcaaatccctcgatccaaaacgaccgaacaaaagcgacaaaaccgggacagaacaggtttttttccgcaagcgcaatcactccgaccagccgtcgtatgtttgtgactactctgtGGGAGAGAGAAGGggttctttgtttgttttttttttttgtttgtttttttttaagtcgtcctcagtcttcagagtttctacagccagctcgggttgaaatgctagaaaaagtcagtaattcccaggcaaaacttctatcaataacaaaatttcccagccatttaatcgaaacacctgtgtttttgccagccagcaagattcctctgcaGAACAAATAATGtaaggaacagattcgttgggtgcccctgttattGCTCAACACACTAAATTCGAGCCGGCTCCAGTTTTTAAAAGCCTGTTTTTTAAGGATTTTTTACATTTCATTATCTCCGTTGATCTTCCTTATcatgacaaaagaaaaaaaaagccagcGTGCTTCATCTAAAACTTAAGCTGTTGTGCTGTATCTGGCATTATCAAAGATCAAATATGCACATTCATCAGGAACTGGTCAGGAACGTAGGAGTCACGTGAGACAGCGGATAGAGCGCTCGAAACCAGAGCTTGCAGTCTTTAAAGGAGAGATTCTGAATTGCCACACAAGGTTATTTAAGTACACAACTCGCATTTACGTGCACAACTCGCATTTAGCAAAGGCTAATCGAGGTGAGTTGTACCTACACAACGTGAATTCAGGTGGGTGAACACTCACTTACAATGAGTTTATAGGCTGAGGACGTGACTCCTACGTTCCTGACCAATAactcatagaattccaatcaaacttcaccttacaagTAAGCCTCGCTTAATTTTCCAAATCTATTTCGCCATTGGTCTACGTCACTACGAAGTCACCCGAGACTTTAAAGCAGTGTGGCAATGAAACAATTGAAAGtcaaaatataacattttgTTGAAAAGACTGTGGGGTACAAACTGTTCCCCAAATTCGCATTGTAACTCAAGGGTGTGTCGTAAAACATACGAAAAGTAGACTCTCTTCGTCATTCTGCACTGAGCCTCAGTTCATTATGGTGTACAATGACGTGTTGTCAGCATATGCTACTCATGTAGATGTAGAATGAGTACTGTGTGCTCCATAAACAGATATATTTATACCTgatcttgaaaaaagaaaaagattttaTCCTTCTGCTAACCGAGTCCTCGTGAACTGGTTTAAACGGTTTAACGTTAACATAACGGTTTAAGCCACAACTGATCCTCCCATTATGCCCACCTTCTGTTTCTTAAGGTATTGTTTAAGGCATCTTACAGCATATAAGACACTGTCTGGGGAGTAAGCTTAATAAACTAGTGGTTCCTAGTGCTTTCCAGATTTAGATATTTTAAGTAATGTGGATATCTGAAACAACACACGATCATCACCCGTATTCATTGCAATAATTTTAAGGCCGTGAATTGTCTGACAAAGTTGCCCAGAAAGTAACATAGTTAACACACCGGCATTTCAAGGTAAGGTCCTCGAGACTCATTTCGTCATTATCACCCAGTAATTTTATTCAATGTAGCACATCATCAATGTTCCATATATCTCTTGATAATGAGGCGATATGGGCCTTGACTCGAATAAACCTTTTAGGAATCTTGTTACTAGAGGATGATGGCCAAATGAGTGTCCTGGTAGGAAAACCACAGTGGAGAGAGCATTCCTTACAGTGCTAATTGTACTATAAGGACACCCATCTTTGTACAGTGTATCATAGTAAAGAAATTCAATACCATCTGCTACAGTAGCAGTAACTTCCCACCCCAACAAGTGGCATGCAAGGACTTGCAGTTGTCTGTGAAGTGGATGCAGTATTTCTGCATATGCTGGTAAAAACAATGTTTGAGCCATCCATGGGTAACAATAGAGGAAAAGATTAACATTGGTATAAGATGTGGCCACCAAGTTTAAGTTAGCCAGTTGAGAACAACTAGTATGCCAGTTGCTTCCTGGCTGTATATATTATggaaggcagtgtggcccagtggttagggcgcttgccttgagatccggagatcccgggttcaagacccgctctggccactcgttgaatttgttcctggtagtccctggttcaacttcccagctgcacttgtaaatagccaactggtttgcctccggccagttgggattcttaacagttgttgttgtgttctgtcgtttcgttgattgtgtttcatcggccctgaaaagcccctatatatggggagcggtcaattaagtatgtatgtatgtatgtatgtatgtatgtaaggcTCTTGGAATAATACAGAAAGGTGGAAAGGGGTAAAAAAGGCTCCAGGATCAGGTCTATATGAAATATACTTCTCAACCTGAAAATTAAGTCTAGAGGCAAATAGATCGATATTAGGCTAATTCCAAACCAGTTCATTACATCCATGTAGAGAGACCCATCAAGACACCACTGTTTCCTTCCTTGATAACAGGGATTCTTTATCACCTTCAATATTTGGTTTTCCAGGAATATGTGTACCGGTAACTGAGAGCCACGCTTTGTGCTGGATACACCATTCCCATATCTCCTTAACCAGCCTACTGTTTGCAAAGGAATGACAGGTGCAATAGTTATAGTGTTATCAACCATGATGTTAATATGCTTCCCTGGTGGTTGGTCCATAAATCACTTTAATGCAAACAGGGCAGCGAGTATTTCCAAATAATTAATATCATGCTGAGCTTCTTCTGGGGTCAAGTTCCCCCCTGTTGAGTGACCATCAACAATGCTCCCCAAACAACCAGAGATGCATCTGTGGTCACTGTTACTGTAGATTGTCTCCATGGTTAATTACATTCTATGCCCTTGGGAGAGACTTCATCCACCAGTTTATGTCTGATATGGCCTCAATTGAGATGGTCATAGATTTATCAAAGTTAAAGAACAGGAACTTCAAGGCTTAAGAACATAAATTATATAAAGTAGAATATACTTCTCCACAGGAAGCTACAGCTATTCAATGCAATAAGTGGTTTTAACGCATATTCCCTTTAACTTTCAAAGTTTGGAATTTCTCCATTTCAAGTGTTCTGTAATGCAGAGGCCCATACATAGCCCCAGAGAAACTGGAAGTCATAAGCGCCAGGACTGCTGCTACTTCCGTTAATACATGGGTGCAGGGTTTTAATAGTTGTAGACAAGCATGGTTTAACTTTTGAGCCCCATGTGGAGTTAGTGTGACAGTCATGTGGTTTGAATTTAAGATAAATCCTAGGAATACAATTTCCTGAGTAAGGATTAGAATAGATTTTCCTAGGTTTACAACAAATCCGAGTCtatctaaaagaaaacaatgtttCTACAACATTCTTGATGAAGGCATTATAGTCATCTGTTGCAAGCCAAGTATCATCTAGATATGCGACTGAGACATGACCTTGTTGTCCTAGGTCTGAAAACACTGGCTTCAACAATTTGGTAAATTTTCTTGGACATGGTGCTAAGCCATTAGGAAAAACACTGCCCCTTTCAGCAAAATGTCAGACatgtatatcatcttttgtatccgttatttttggcattgcctgatgattgctccgcaaggagcatgaaactctgagtagcaataaatgtcttcgaccaaataatccaactctacaaatctatatatatatatatctttttgtgtgtatgaagaaggccggaaatccaacgatgtagtcactagccagCGGCAGTGAACTActactgactgatcctttttgaatgaaaaacatatgtgccgtgagtgggaatcgaacccgcgtccccctggttactgaATGTTAAACAATGCCGGagaaccccgtggctaaccagtatcttcactgattgctctgttgccagcagggttgtcgtgatggtgcagtggttaacacacccgactagtaaccagggggacgcgggttcgattcccactcacggcacatatgtttttcattcaaaaaggatcagtcagtggTAGGTCACTGCAACTGGCTAGCGACTACATCGTTGTAggccttcttcatacacacaaaagtataattaattagctggtagcctgtgaatcaccttcgggtgatccgatgtagtcctgttcctgaatgttaaacattGCCGGGGAACCCTGTGGCTAACCAGTatcttcactgattgctctgttgcaagcagggttgtcgtgatggtgcagtggttagcacacccgactagtaaccagggggacgcgggttcgattcccactcacggcacatatgtttttcattcaaaaaggatcagtcagtggTAGTTCACTGCAACTGGCTAGCGACTACATCGTTGGACTTCCggccttcttcatacacacaaaagtataattaattagctggtagcctgtgaatcaccttcgggtgatccgatgtagtcctgttcctgaatgttaaacattGCCGGGGAACCCTGTGGCTAACCAGTatcttcactgattgctctgttgcaagcagggttgtcgtgatggtgcagtggttagcacacccgactagtaaccagggggacgcgggttcgattcccactcacggcacatatgtttttcattcaaaaaggatcagtcagtggTAGTTCACTGCAACTGGCTAGCGACTACATCGTTGGACTTCCggccttcttcatacacacaaaagtataattaattagctggtagcctgtgaatcaccttcgggtgatccgatgtagtcctgttcctgaatgttaaacattgccggggaaccccgtggctaaccagtatcttcactgattgctctgttgccagcagggttgtcgtgatggtgcagtggttagcacacccgactagtaaccagggggacgcgggttcgattcccactcacggcacatatgtttttcattcaaaaaggatcagtcagtggTAGTTCACTGCAACTGGCTAgcgactacatcgttggatttccggccttcttcatacacacaaaaaaatatatatatatagatttgtagagttggattatttggtcgaagacatttattgctactcagagtttcatgctccttgcggagcaatcatcaggcaatgccaaaaataacggatacaaaagatgatatacaaaatttgaaaatacagagcaatgcccactggcgtgacgtgcagaaatgtgattggttaagcgagtacgttctttaacaggaatttcttagaatgtctacagttagatatcagttcgcttctgttgttcagcgttgacatatcgggtttatagataatataatacttttcccataaacataaattgcatctcttgcttatattagaatatgatcgggcctgctttaccttccgccatttgatgttgtacgggatactcttgtcttttagactccaaatatatttacttaattcagttgcatgcttataccgctcgttcttaaaggagcagacatggtttctgtatcttaacttAAAGGTTGTATCGCAAAGGCCAATGTATGTCTCTCTTGAAGTTGGTGGCGGAAGGTAAAGCAGGCCcgatcatattctaatataagcaagagatgcaatttgtgtttatgggaaaagtattatattatctataaacccgatatgtcaacgctgaacaacagaagcgaactgatatctaactgtagacattctaagaaattcctgttaaagaacgtactcgcttaaccaatcacatttctgcacgtcacgccagtgggcattgttctgtattttcaaattttgtatatcatcttttgtatccgttatttggcattgcctgatgattgctccgcaaggagcatgaaactctgagtagcaataaatgtcttcgaccaaataatccaactctacaaatctacattgctctagtttacctattgagcactttaatagctgataaaatcttcaattcattatatatatatatatatatatattattttttattttttatttttatttttataaaatggGTGAATGGGGACTGAGTAATATGCATCCTTGAGAGCAATGGATGCCATATAAGTATAACAACCTGGTGTCATAGGGCATACAGCGTTCCATATAGAGTCCATTGTTAAAATAATGGTGTGTGATTATTTTATGGAGTGACTTAAGATTTAAAGTTATGCGATGGGTTCCATCTTGTTTAGGACTAGTAAAGATGGGGGAAATAGACTCCCCATATTCATGATTGCAAGCCACAATACCCTTGGCATGCAGTAGCTTAGTGATTTCTGACTCAACAGACTCTGTTTAAGCCTCTGAGAGGTTAGCATGAATTAAAGCCCTCTTCTGACAGGGATTAGAATAAAACTCAATCTTTTGACCAGACACTATTTCCAGAATTTCTGGGTCTGAAGTTGAAGTTTGCCATTGTAAATACAATGGTTGGCTATATTGCCTGCACTGAATTCTTTCGTTCAAATATGCTGTCAATAGCACCATGGAGTCAATCAAGTCCAATCTGTTTGATAGGGAATTTCCGATCCGATGGATCCGTTCTTTTCTTGGAGTAGCTAGCTCTGACTGTTGTTTCTGAAGTTTTGATTCGTGTAGGGATGGCCCTTCCCTAAAAAAGGATAATTTACGGCCCGTTCGACAATTGTATTAATTGGGGCTTGCAGTTATGCCCTTTGTTGCCGTGCCACTGATCTTATTTGAAGACGAATGTCATTTACGTTGGGTGTGTAATTCGTCCCCAAATAACAGCTTGGAAATTGGGACGCGCGACGCACATAACGTGGCATCATCCTTGGTTACGTTCGGCCAGTTTTCTGGCATCCCTTCTCCTCTGTGATATTTCAAAACTGATGTCACCCAACGGAGCAATGGCATCTACATAAGCTCATTGGTGTCAGGGGATTAACTGAATTTTCTCTCCGCGAGCTTTCAACAGTAAATCTGTTGTCTTTTCACAAATATATACCACCTTGGTCACGGTGGACTGTAGGGCTGACAGCTTGAGGTCTTTGCCTCGTACGTAGCGATATGATCAAATCGCTTCCAGATTTCAggatttaaagtaaagtaaagtcaatttatttaacgtcggtagttccttcagtttcgaaactggtatcaatggaagccgacggtgcgccttttTCCTGATTCAGGTGTTCCCTCTTCATCTTCCCTCAAAAGGATGTTATCGTTGTTTTCTTTAGAGGCTTCCATACGGTACAAAATATCCGAAAATATATTCGAAATTCAAATCCTTGACTTGAAGCTCTGAAAAACGACGCTCAAAAACTGCAAGCTCTGGTTTCGGGCGCTgtatctcacgtgacttcgtagTGACGTAGAccaatgacgaaatagaatGTTGTGTCTTTGGCTACACAGCTGAATTCAACTTCGTTCAAACACCTGGGAAATGGTGACTAAGATGCCGCTTAACGTTTGAGAATATCAAGTTAAGCACATCAGGGTTGTCCTTTCGAAACAACATGTaagagaaaacaagaacaagTTCCAACGGAACTCTCGAGCTCTTTGATTTCAACCT containing:
- the LOC138042248 gene encoding rhodopsin-like, with translation MKEFINQSDQVTHHVSNGGYYAYGVVMFFILTVGFIGNIMTLVVLYQHEHRRRTMTPLMLNLALADIFIIVFGYPVAMQANLRGMLLESSHCSWGGFVNGAVGISSIFTLTEMSVVSYYGLKRVNSSSRQSASQVACLMGVAWIYGVLCMLPPLLGWNRFVLSASKISCCPDWSGKSASDTAYNLLLVFFGFFGPLTAMIICYYKIYSLVHSVVVPGNLQIQLRQRQSELKIVKMTAMNVAAFLVSWAPYCCVSLVAVFTKTFMLEDWEAEIPELLAKASVIYNPIIYTTMYRRFRATQFRLLHFRRRLISPQIATVITRNHFSSRLAADRPRGAPSIDQRYLQVPSQAMAKRGSVKNGSGATRTRQESSRIFVHW